GACCGTGGAGCTCGCCCAGCGCTGCGGCGTGAGGTACCTCCTCTCCGACGAGAGCGTGCTCGGCCGCTCGCTGGACGACCGCCAGTGCACCCCCGGTCGCCGCTGCGCCTACCAGCCCTACCGCCGCGGCGAATGCGCGCTGGTCTTTCGCGACCAGCGCCTCTCGGAGCGCATCGCCAAGAGCTATTCGTCTACCGACGACGCGCGCGCCGCCGCTGCGGACTTTCTCTCCTGCGTCCTCGAGGCGGCCGACGCGGCGACGATCGAGACCGGGAGACCCCCGCTGGTCCTCGTCGCGCTCGACGGAGAGAACCCCTGGGAGGCCTATCCGGAACGAGGCACCCCCTTCCTCACGGCCCTCTACGAGGCGATCTCCACCGACCCGCGGCTCCGCACCGTGACGGTGCGCGAGCATCTGGAGCGCCATCCCCCCACCCTCGGCCTCGACTACCTGCACTCGGGTTCCTGGATCGAGGCGAACTTCACCATCTGGATCGGCGACCCGGAGACGAACCGCGCGTGGGAGCTCCTCGGACGGGCGCGAACGAGGCTCCAGGCCGCCGAGGAGAGCGGCGAGGAGAAGACCGAAGCTCTCGCCGCGGCGCGGGAGCACCTGCTGCGGGCCGAGGCCTCGGACTTCTTCTGGTGGCTCGGCGAGCCCTTCTTCTCCGCCGAGGACCCGATCTACGAGGCGCTCTTCCGCTCGCACCTCGTCGCCGTGTACGGCGCCCTCGGGGAGAGCCCCCCCGCCGACCTCCTGCGCCCCGTGTCGCAGGGCGGGGTGGTGGCCCCCGTCCGCCAGCCCTCGCGCTACATCCAGCCGCGCCTCGACGGCACGCGCACCTCCTTTTACGAGTGGCAGGGCGCCGGCCTCTACCGCGTGCCCCTCGCCGGGACGGACGCGCAGCACACCTCGTTCATCGCGGGGGTCTACTGGGGCTTCGACGCGTCCCAGCTCTTTCTGCGGTGCGACCCCGCCGCCACCCTCGAGGGCGCGACGGTGGACCTGCACGAGCTCGACCTTCAGTTCGAGCTCGCAACCCTGGATCGCACGCTCACCGCGCGAGTGATCTTTCGCCCGCGTCTCGAGGTGGAGCTCCACGAGGAACGCCGCGGGCAAACGCAGTCGCTCGGCACCTCGCACGAGGTGGCGTGCGCAGAGGTCATCGAGCTCGCCTTGCCGCTCGCCCGCCTCTCGCTGAACGCAGGGGCTCGAGCGGGCCTTTCGGTCCGGGTGGGGCGCCGGGGGGAGCCGCTCTCGCGCGTCCCCTTCCAGGGGGTGATCGAGGTCGAGGTCCCCGCCGGCGCGACGAGCGTGGACAGCCTGCCGGAAGATTTAGAGGGCCTGATCTAGAGGGTATGATCTAGAAAGAACCGTATCTTGAACCCGCGCACGCGTACCGCCACGGGACGGCCGTTCCGCTCCCCCGGCGAGAAGCGGCAGGCCTTCACCGCGGCCACGGCAGCCTCGGTGAGCCCCCGACCGAGCGACCGCACCACCACGACCTCCCGCGTGCGGCCGTCCTCCCCCACGACGAGATCCAGGACCACCGTGCCTTCGAGGCCCGCCTCGCGCGCCGCCTCGGTGTAGCGTCCGCTGCACTGCCCCCGCGGCAGCGGCAGCTTCGTCACGTCCTGCACGCCGAGGGGCGCCGGAGCGCCCGGACCCGCCCCGCGGCCTCCTCCGCCGCCGGCACCGGGCCTGCCCCGCCCCGCGTTCCCCACGGGCACGGCCGGGCCCTTGCCCCCCTGCGACGTCGAGCCCATCGAGACCCCGAAGGTCGGCGTCCCCTGCCCCTTAGCCGGCGCCGCGCTCTCCGCGGGCTTGGCCTGCTCGGCTGGCGCCGGCGTCGTGGCGACGAGGCGCCGCCTCCGCGGGCGAGGCTCCTTCGGCGGGCGGGGGGTCCGGGGCTCCGCCGGCTGGCGCGCCTCGACCACCGCGGGCTCCGGTGCCGGCGCGGCCTTCGCCGGCGCCTCGCGGAGCTCGACGCGCACGACCACGCGCGGGAGCGTCGGTGACGCGGGGGGCGGCAGGCGCGTCATCCCCCGAGCCAGCAGCACGTGCCCGAGCGCAGAGAGCCCGACAAAGAGGGCGAAGCGTCCGCCGTAGCTCATCGGGCGGGGGCCGGCGCCATCACGATGGCGGGGTCGATCTGGATCGCAAAGGAGGTCACTCCGAGCCTCTTCACGAGGTCGAGCACCCAGACCACGCGCCCGTGCGAGACCTCCTTGTCCCCGGCGACGATCACCTGGGCCTTGCTGTCCTTGGCGACCGCGCGCTTCACTGCCGCGCGCAGCGCCTCGGGCTCCACGGGGGCGCCGTCGAGGTGCAGCCGTCCGTCGCGCGTGAGCGTGACGATCAGGGTGGGGCTCTGCGGCGCGGTGCCCTGGGAGGCCTTCGGGAACTCCACCTCGATGGCCTTACGCGCGATCACGTGCGCCGTCAGCATGAAGATGATGAGCAGCACGAGCATGATGTCCACGAGGGGCGTGACGTTGATGTCGGTGATCAGCCCGCGACGACGCGTGGGGGCGCCCATCACTCGCCCTCCGGCGCGAGCGCCGCGACCCGCGGTGCGCCGGCCCGTTCCGTCTTCACGAAGGCCAGGATCCGATGCCCGAGAGCCCCCGCACCGGCCGCCGCCGTCTCCACGTGCCGCATGAGCCCGTTGTAGGCCGCCACGGCGGGCAGGGCCACGAGCAGGCCCACCCCGGTCGCCACGAGGGCCTCGGCGATCCCGGCCATCACGGCCTGCGTCCCTTGCGCGCTGTTCACGGACAGGTCGTGAAACGACCGCACGATCCCCAGCACCGTGCCGAAGAGGCCGACGAAGGGCGCGTTGTTTCCGAGCGTCCCGAGGAAGGCGAGCCCGCGCTCGTAGCGCAGGCGTTCGCTTTCCACGGCGGCGGCGAGGTGCTCTTCGATCGCCGCCGGCCCGTCGGCGGTGTGCTCGAGGCAGGCTCGGGCCACGGCCGTCTCCATCGAAGCCGGTCCCGCCAGGGTCCGCAACGCGGCCTCGGGGCCGGTGGCGCGCAGGGCCTTGAGCAGCTCCTCGCTCTGGCGCCGGGAGGCGCGCATCCGCGCGAAGAACCAGAGGCGTTCGAGCACGACGGCCACGGCCACCACGCTGAGCCCCAGAAGCAGCCAGAGCACCCAGCGCGAGCCCGCTCGCAGCATGAGGTCCAGGGCCTGCGCGTCGATCGATTGCGGATTGCTCACGGATCTGCCTCCTCGTCGTGATCGGTCGCCCTCGGGGTCCGTCGCTGCTAGAAGCGTCCTCTCACCCCGACGGTGGGAATGACGTAGCGGAGCGTCTCTCCCTGCAGGAGCTCCTCGGGGAGGAGCGCGACGTTCAGCAGGTCGATGTAGAAGTCTAACAGCCAGCCTCGCCAGGCGGCGCGCTTGTCGATCCGCAGGTCGATCCGCAGGTAGCCGTCCTGGCGAGCGGCGTTGTAGCCCGCCGTGCTGGTGGCCGGCTTGCCGCTCTGGTACTGCAAGCGCAGGCCGAGGTCCCAGCTCCGAGGCAGAGGAATCCCGACGACGAGGTTCAAGAGGTGGGTGCGGTCGAAATCGTACGGCGCCCATCCCGGATCCCGGCGCCGCTCCGAGCGCGAGAGCGTGTAGGAGAGCCACCCGTAGATACCGGTCCTCGACTGACGCCGGATGAGGAGCTCGAGTCCGTACGCGCGACCGAGGAGCGGCTTGACCAGCTCGTCTACGGCCTTCTGGGAGCGATTTGGCGAGGGCTCCGTCGTCGTGGGGAGCAGAGAGGTATTCGGTGCGGTGGTCAGGCTCTCGGGGTTGAAGGCCAGGTCGAAGATCGTCGGGTCGAGCAGGCTGAAGTACCCCTCCAGCCCGAGGCTGAGTCCCTGCGCGAAGGGGACCTCCAGCCCGAGACTCCCCTGGATGGAGCGCAGCAGCCCGAAGCGCAGCGGCATGGTGTCGAGCCCCGGCAGCGGCAGGACGAAGCGCGGCGGCTGGTGGTAGAGGCCGACCGACCCCTTGAGCCAGATCCCGTTCCGGTCGCTGTCGGCGGGCACGTCGGGGAGCGAGCGCCGGGCGAGCAGGTAGCGCACGGTGAGTCGCGGGTCGGCGGAGAGCTGTCGCGTGGCGCCGTCGTGGAGCAGGTCCCCGCGGAGGCCCGGACGGAAGAGCCACCTCGGCGAGGGTCTCCAGAGGACCTCGGCCAGCGCGCCGACGTCGTAGAGGCGCGTCAGGTCCTGGGTCAGGGCCGCGAGCGAGAAGTTCCCGAGGGTGGAGGCGGGAGGGGCCGCCTGCGAGAAGAAGTGGAGCGCTCCTTCGAGGCCGCCCACCAGGGTGAGCCGCGGACCGGGCCGAAAGGTCCACCGCGCACGCGGGTCCACGACCCAAGTCGTCACGTTCCCGCCCTGCCCTTCGCTGTGGTCGTAACCGAGGAGCAGCCGGTAGGCGCCGTCGAAGCGTCCCCGCCCGTGCTGCGCGCGGAGGTCCAGCCGGTGGAAGTTCAGGATCAGGGCCGGCTCGAGCGGCGGGTCGGGGTCAGCCGGGTCGGCGCTCGGCGAGACGGTGTCCAGCTCGTCGCGGGCGCCGTAGGCGAACACGGTCCACCCGTTGCGAAGGGTTCCCCCGTCGACGCGAAGCTGGTAGTCCCAGTACGAGAGCGAGGCCTGTTTGGTGGCCAGGCTCAGGATGAGCCCCGGGTAGCCGTAGCGCCCCGCCGCCGTGACGTTGAGGCCGAGCTTCGGGATGGGCCAGCGCACGAGCCCGCCGACGGCCATCAGGTTGAGGTCCACGTCGATGCGGCGCTCGTCCGGCCGCGCGCGCCGGGTCTGCCCGTCCACGATGCCGCCCGTGTAGCCGCCGTAGATCACGGGGGCGCCCCCGGGGAAGAACCGCACCTCGTCGATGAACTCGGGGTGCACCACGCTGGGACCGGCGAGCAGGTGGTAGAGCAGCGGCACCCGCGCGCCGTCGAGCAGGGTGCCCGTGGAGCTCGGGCTCGCCCCCCGCACCACCGGGAAGGGGACGAGGGAGATCACCGACGCGGTGCCGGGGAGGGTCTGGATCACGCGAAAGGGGTCGCCGAAGGTGCCCGGAACCTGCGTCAGCTCGGGGCCCGTGAGCGCGATGCGCGACACCTCCTCGCGGCGGCGCTCGCTGACCACGACGATCTCGTACGGATCGTAGCGCTCGCGTTCCACGAAGTAGGTCACGGCGATCTGCTGGCGCTCCGCGACGCGCTCGCGCTGGAGAAAGGGACGGTACCCCGAGGAATGCACGCGCACCGTGATCGCGCCGGCCGGGATGGAGAGCCGGAACCGCCCGCTGGGATCTGCCTCGGCCACGTACCGCCGTCCGCCCACCTCCGCGACCACGGTCGCGCCGCTGACGGGCGCGCGCGTACCCAGCTCCACGAGCCGCCCCCGGAGCAGCGAGGTCGGCGCGAGCCCCGCGGGCACGACCCCGCCCGAGGGGCGTGGCGGCGGCAAGAAGGTATGTGTGAAAGCAATCTGCACGCGCACCGGCTGCCCCCCGTAGCGTCCCGGCGCGAAGCGGAACGCACGAGCCGCACGCACCACCGCGTCGTCGAAGATGGGGAGCGATCGCGTCGCGAGGACCACCGCCTCCACGCGGCCGTCGACCCCGACCGAGATGGTGACCTTCACGACGACCGGGCGGGAGTGCGGCGGAGCCCCCGCGGGATAGGGGACCACGGCCGGGCGCAGCGGGCGCGGCGGCTCGAGCACAGCCGGCTGCGAGACGGGCTGCGAGCTGGGCTGCGAGGCCGGCCGTGAACTGGGTTGCGAGGCCGGCTGCGACCTCGGTGGATCGTCGGGAAGGGGCCGCGCCTGCGCGGTGGAGAGCCCCAGCAGAGACGCCACCGCGACGCAGAGGAGCCGACGATGAAGAGCCGGCGTGCGGCGGCACGTCCGACGAGGCCGCCTCAGCGCCACGCGATCACCCAGGCGAGCGAGAGGCCCAGGTGCGGCCACCACTGGCGCCGCACGATCGGGCGGGCGGTGTCCGGCTCGTCCCGCCCCGTGTCCGCGACGCAGCCCGTCCACTGCGCGTCAACGACGAGGGTGGGCCCCGTCGAGGAGCGTGGCCCGAGCACGAAGAGGTAGTCCGCGCGTACGAGCCCGGTCACGCCCACGCCACTGCAGCTCGGAAGCGGGGTCCGCGCGTCGGGGAAGGTGTACGACGCGTAGAGCGTGCCCGGCTGCGGGTCGGGGTTCGGACGCCCCGCGCGCCCCTCTACGAGACCCGCGAAGCCGATCCCCACAGAGAGGCTCAGGCCGCGCGCGACGTGCCAGGTCGGCTCGACCGTGCCCGCGAAACGGAGCCCCGAAACCCCGCCCGCCGCCCCGAAGGCGTAGAGGTACTGGAGCGAGCCGAGGAGGGACCACTTCTCGTCGAGGCGCACGCCGAGCCGGATGGTGGGGCCGACGAGGTTTCCGCTCGGCGCCCCGCCGAGGCCGACGAGCCGGCCGTAGCCGACTCCCAGGGCCACCCGAAAGCCAGGGCGCAACCACGCGGCCCGGTCGCTCTCGGTGGGGAGCGAGAAGCGGGGGGGCCCGTCCTCATCGGGCCTCGCCCGCGCCGGGAACGGCACCAACGACGCGCCGACGACGAGCGCGCACGCGGCGAGGCGGATCCGCGGGGCAGGGCGTGCGACCGCGTGAGCGCGGCGGATCATCGGCTTCGACAGATCCACGGCCACCACGAGGGCGGGTTCCCCGTGCGATCCCACTGGGGCGTCGCGCAGGCCGGGTCGTTGCGGCACCCCCGGAGCGTGTAGTGCGAGACGCTGCGACAGAGCTCCTCCGTCGGGCTGGCCACGACGAGCTGGACCCCCGGGGGCGCCGGCACCCCCCCGAGGCTCGGAAACCCGACGCAGGCCCAGACGCGATGGGGAAGGGTCGGGTCACGCGCGGGCGGCTCGCGGTAGGTCGTCGTTCCCCCCGAGTTCGACCCCGCGCACGCCACGTCGCTCAGGGTTTCAGGCGCCTGAAGGTCGATGGTCACGACCGTCTGTTCGGGAGCGACCTCGTCGCACCGCGTGGGGTCTACCGACGGAAGCCGCCCTTCGCGCGCCGCCGCGAGAGCCGCCTCGGCCGAAAAGCCGCCCGTGCGCAAGATCGAGT
This window of the Deltaproteobacteria bacterium genome carries:
- a CDS encoding glycoside hydrolase → MSSRPPVELALFWHMHQPWYIEPESGRLALPWVRMHAAGAYTDMAELLLEHPEVRATVNLSPSLIDQIHYCLEGGRDAFEELTLRPPGELSDEERHVLVRSFFSVHWGKVLEPMPRYRELLEKRGRNVPAQGFAAAAQRFSDRDLRDLQVLFNLASFGHIARRRDEVRTLLARGGDYREEDKALVLSLQRDLLSQVLPRWQRLVDRRTIELTASPYYHAILPLLIDSNVARRATPGVHLPARFCAPDDAELQIRRGIARVQDEFGVRPSGFWPSEGAVSPETVELAQRCGVRYLLSDESVLGRSLDDRQCTPGRRCAYQPYRRGECALVFRDQRLSERIAKSYSSTDDARAAAADFLSCVLEAADAATIETGRPPLVLVALDGENPWEAYPERGTPFLTALYEAISTDPRLRTVTVREHLERHPPTLGLDYLHSGSWIEANFTIWIGDPETNRAWELLGRARTRLQAAEESGEEKTEALAAAREHLLRAEASDFFWWLGEPFFSAEDPIYEALFRSHLVAVYGALGESPPADLLRPVSQGGVVAPVRQPSRYIQPRLDGTRTSFYEWQGAGLYRVPLAGTDAQHTSFIAGVYWGFDASQLFLRCDPAATLEGATVDLHELDLQFELATLDRTLTARVIFRPRLEVELHEERRGQTQSLGTSHEVACAEVIELALPLARLSLNAGARAGLSVRVGRRGEPLSRVPFQGVIEVEVPAGATSVDSLPEDLEGLI
- a CDS encoding TonB family protein — its product is MSYGGRFALFVGLSALGHVLLARGMTRLPPPASPTLPRVVVRVELREAPAKAAPAPEPAVVEARQPAEPRTPRPPKEPRPRRRRLVATTPAPAEQAKPAESAAPAKGQGTPTFGVSMGSTSQGGKGPAVPVGNAGRGRPGAGGGGGRGAGPGAPAPLGVQDVTKLPLPRGQCSGRYTEAAREAGLEGTVVLDLVVGEDGRTREVVVVRSLGRGLTEAAVAAVKACRFSPGERNGRPVAVRVRGFKIRFFLDHTL
- a CDS encoding biopolymer transporter ExbD translates to MGAPTRRRGLITDINVTPLVDIMLVLLIIFMLTAHVIARKAIEVEFPKASQGTAPQSPTLIVTLTRDGRLHLDGAPVEPEALRAAVKRAVAKDSKAQVIVAGDKEVSHGRVVWVLDLVKRLGVTSFAIQIDPAIVMAPAPAR
- a CDS encoding MotA/TolQ/ExbB proton channel family protein, with the protein product MSNPQSIDAQALDLMLRAGSRWVLWLLLGLSVVAVAVVLERLWFFARMRASRRQSEELLKALRATGPEAALRTLAGPASMETAVARACLEHTADGPAAIEEHLAAAVESERLRYERGLAFLGTLGNNAPFVGLFGTVLGIVRSFHDLSVNSAQGTQAVMAGIAEALVATGVGLLVALPAVAAYNGLMRHVETAAAGAGALGHRILAFVKTERAGAPRVAALAPEGE
- a CDS encoding carboxypeptidase regulatory-like domain-containing protein; this translates as MLEPPRPLRPAVVPYPAGAPPHSRPVVVKVTISVGVDGRVEAVVLATRSLPIFDDAVVRAARAFRFAPGRYGGQPVRVQIAFTHTFLPPPRPSGGVVPAGLAPTSLLRGRLVELGTRAPVSGATVVAEVGGRRYVAEADPSGRFRLSIPAGAITVRVHSSGYRPFLQRERVAERQQIAVTYFVERERYDPYEIVVVSERRREEVSRIALTGPELTQVPGTFGDPFRVIQTLPGTASVISLVPFPVVRGASPSSTGTLLDGARVPLLYHLLAGPSVVHPEFIDEVRFFPGGAPVIYGGYTGGIVDGQTRRARPDERRIDVDLNLMAVGGLVRWPIPKLGLNVTAAGRYGYPGLILSLATKQASLSYWDYQLRVDGGTLRNGWTVFAYGARDELDTVSPSADPADPDPPLEPALILNFHRLDLRAQHGRGRFDGAYRLLLGYDHSEGQGGNVTTWVVDPRARWTFRPGPRLTLVGGLEGALHFFSQAAPPASTLGNFSLAALTQDLTRLYDVGALAEVLWRPSPRWLFRPGLRGDLLHDGATRQLSADPRLTVRYLLARRSLPDVPADSDRNGIWLKGSVGLYHQPPRFVLPLPGLDTMPLRFGLLRSIQGSLGLEVPFAQGLSLGLEGYFSLLDPTIFDLAFNPESLTTAPNTSLLPTTTEPSPNRSQKAVDELVKPLLGRAYGLELLIRRQSRTGIYGWLSYTLSRSERRRDPGWAPYDFDRTHLLNLVVGIPLPRSWDLGLRLQYQSGKPATSTAGYNAARQDGYLRIDLRIDKRAAWRGWLLDFYIDLLNVALLPEELLQGETLRYVIPTVGVRGRF